A stretch of DNA from Lotus japonicus ecotype B-129 chromosome 4, LjGifu_v1.2:
ataaaatccctaatttaaataaaatccctaatctaataatcccttaACTAATTATAAACTAATTATCTCTCTAAatccatttcttcttcttccaagtCCAGATCCAAGATCTGCGGAATTATCTCCTTTGTTCGTTGTGTGCGTGAGTGACAGAACTCGatccttcttccttcttttaTCACCAAATTAGCAAGAGTTCTCATTAAAACTAGAATCAGGGACTAAATCATAAATATAAAGTGAGAAAGCAGAGTGAAGAAGAGTCTGAACTCAACAAATAGAAAGATAAAATATCACATTCATTAGCGCAACCAAGCCTTCAAAACATTACAAAACAAAAAGTTGAGAAAAAACACACAACGAAACATTCCTCTATTTCTCATCTCCTCAAAGCAACCCATCTATGTTGGAATCAAAGAAGGAATTCTGAGCTAGGctaaacccagaacccacccaCCTCCACGCCACCCAAAacctaccaccaccatcaaccagaaaccacccaccaccatcaccaacctCTTCACGCCActccaaacccaaaacccatcACCCAGAACCCACCACCACCCCTCATATCCATCGAATCACAAGAAGAGGAACGATGTTGCTTCCAAGCGGCGCTCCCTGGGGGCTTTGAGATCATCAAAACAGTACGAAttagagagagaagaagagCATGATGGGGGCGAGAGGAAAGGACGACGAACCCAGCAAACCCATTCACCACCACAAGCCACCACAAGCCCAGGACGACCACAAATGATTTAGAGAGAGGGAGATGAGGGGCAGTGGCGACAAGGAAGCGGCGATGGAGTGCGACCCACACGACGGGTTTGCAGGGTTATGGGTGGGGGGTTGGGGGTGGGGTGAGGTTGAGGGTGGGTATGGTGGGAGAGGAGGGAGGAAGATGAGAAGTTCAATGAGATCTAGGGTTATTCAGGCTAATCAGAATgatgaataattaattaaagattttttgaataattaaaaaatgagttggaattaaaaaattaacttttagaatttttcaatttaaaaataattctaaatgccacgtggaaaagctgagtaggctaaaattgaagccacttcagcatcagacacactttgtccttaattgaattaaaaaaaaaattcttagggacccaatttgatgtgaaAATTTCTTAGGTCCtagaactgattccctttacaattccaGAGGCATTTTGATGTATTAAGCCATAATTAAATTCTTATCATACCTTATCATATCAGGCGTAATACAATCCTACCTAATACCATCAGTtattatactatacaacatatcAGACGAGCTCTATGATAGGGAAGTGATTAGCTAAAATGGAACGATTGATGTGAAGTGAAAATCAACAAGATAAACATACTTTCTAGAAGACTTACATATTTGTGGTGTATTTTAACTCCACAAAGTTGTGGGAATAAAAACCGCCATAAATGTGTATGTCTAATGGATGTCTATCATAAAATGTATGTATACCTATCATTACTTAGTTATAATTGCTTGAAAAATGTGAAGTTTAGGACTAGTATTTGAATACTTGATGGTGTAAAATTAGGtcacaaactgacctttgttaaaaaataaactaaGAAGGAGAGGTTGTGAGATATAAGGTATAACCAACACAAACACCATCTATATGGATCATAATTCAAATTTAATGATATGTAGAAATATGATCTTCACTTAACATCGAACAtttacaaatttttaatgacTGTTTTTTACCGCTACAAATGGACTTGTGACAATTTTTAACCACATAAAATTGTAGGTCCAAAGGTGACAAATGAAATGCGTATGTCCACTTatcatttttgtttaaaaattctaatattaatattaattccatttaaaaaaattataaattaatttagaattttcagatgaagaaaaaagaatTTCAGTATTTTGGCATGAGAATATTAATTTAGTTGGCAAAACAAGAGCATAAAGAAGGCAGAAGAGAAAACGGGAAGGGATAAAGCTACGCAATGGCCTCAAACATTCTTCCTCTAACCAACACTCACCTTGTTCCATTTCCCGTTCAGCACCGCTCTCTAACTGTCGTCAAGTaagttctgcttctcttcttttCCAGAATTTGATTCCTAGGTGGTTCATTTCTTTGTGCTTTGGGAACTGCTTTCGTTTCGACCCTTTAATCCCATCTACCTGCTCTTCCCTTTTCTCCACCAAAGTTCACTTCTTTATGCTTAGATTTGCAGATATGCTTTGATAGCCAGAATTTGGTTGTGTATGAATTGaattcttttgtttttgaggtccaaaaaaataccaaaaggggttttagcatTGTATAAACATTAATGTGATAAGAGGCATTGTGTTGATGTGGTATAGATAACAAACAATATAGAGGAATAAAGAATTGTTCTTAATATAGGCAGGGCAGGGTGTGTAAGAAAATTCAGTTTATTCCATCAGATGATTGCTGGATTTTTTTCTGCTTGAAGAAGAACATGACTGTCCAACCTTCTTGTTATTGCTGATTGATGAGATTACTTTCCTTGTTTTAGGTGGGGATGGAAAAGAGAGCAAGATGTAAGCATAGTTTCCAATACACCTCGGAGTCAATCATTTCGAGTCCTTGCTACTGCTAGTAATACCAAAGTATGCATAAAGTGAAAATTCCCATGTATGGTTCAAAAGAACTAATAAAACTATTAAGATGATATGTTTCTTTTTGAACTCATTAACTTATATGTTGTTGGAAACTTTGAAGATATAAGTATGATATCCTGAAATGATTATCCAGTTGTGTTGCTTTTAATGTATTTCATATTTATACTACTTTCTACTTCCTATGATCCTATCTCATATAAACATTTACTGACATAAGAATATAAATGCATAGGAGAGAAGTAGTAGATTGAAAATTTAGGAGGATAACAGGGTATACAAAAGGTAGGAAGTCATAATGAAGTAAGAAATGACATGGACGTAACATCTATGGGAGTTATCTAACCTAGGTTGTATATCCAGAATGATCTATGTAGCTGAACCCATCATATCATATTATGACTTCTTCGTATACCTGATTTATGCTAAATATAATTACTACATGCAGAGAATTGACAATGAGACTTTATTGTCACATTGAAAACATTCCTAAGTCTTATAGTGTGTTTAGATTGGTGGTTGACACACAGTTTAAAGCATGACAATCCCGAACTAACACTTTGTGGCTTTTCCATAGTAGTTACGACTTACGAGGGCTTCCAACTGCAAAACCAAACACTCTCTTAATATAGTATAATTACTTTATGTGAGAATATCTGAATTTCTTATAATATCTGTGTCTCAGTGAGTCAATCTTATTTCATGAAAAACACTATCATTCTTGATTTGTTGCTTCCTTCTGCCCTTCCATGAGAAAAAGAGGAATGCTATCTTCCTGTGAAATAATATTCTTTAGCTTTAACCTGAACTTTTCATTCTTGAAATTAAATCAGTTGTCTAAACTAATGACTTGCTATATGTTAATTGTTTATGTATTTTAGTTTACTCATttgcttcttttttcttttaaatgcaATAAACAGATAGTTTTGTTACAACCTTTTCTTGCTATAACTTCATTTCTTTCTGATATCAAATTGATGTTTATAAAACAATTGTGTACTTCcatgtttacttgctcttttgATGTAAATTATCGCTTCTCTTTTTGATATTTTCCTTTATATACCGTTTGATGTGATCTACATctttatattaataattatacaGGTGGTATCTTCAGGAAAGGCAGGTTCAAAAAATGACGTGATCATGGTTGATCCTGTGGAAGCCAAGCAATTGGCTGCCAAACAAATGGAAAGAATTAAAGCAAAAGAAAAACTCAAGGTGAAAGCATTCTTATTTTCCAATTTGAATCTCATAATTAGGGTTATTGTGGAAGTATACAGGAAATATGAAAGTTATTGTTCTTCCCCATGTTTTTCTGCTAAGACAGAAGGATACTGTGTCATAACACTAATAAAACAGTGTTCATTAGTTAACTGTAAATTTAACCACCTTAATGTTGTGAGCGCAGAGAAGGCGTCAAATTGAGGCCATTAATGGAGCTTGGGCAATGATTGGTCTCACAGCAGGCCTAGTTATAGAAGGTCAAACTGGAAAAAATATTATGACTCAGGTGAAAATTTGGAACTATTTTTTCTTAcatgttcttttctttttcggACATACACACATGGACCCTACTAGAGCTCCAGTATACATACAGATATGGGTAGGCATTGTTGCATGCACACACCAAACACACTACTAATTGGGACTTGGGAGACATCTGATACATGGATTACTTCCATTTGGCTGGACAATTCCTGTTTAATGATTTGATATGTaaacattttcttctttctttcagcTGCAAGACTACTTCGATGCAATCATTCATTTTTTTGTGCGGTAGACAGACCAAGAGGTGCATATGGATACATGTTAAGAAATGCAGATTCTTCCTCACATTCTTTGTGAATATATCTTCTCAAAGTTTACAATAAGCTTTTTACATCACATACCAAGCTATGCAATTTTCCCTATTCAAATTTCCTTGTTACTGTTAATCCTACGTATGTAACATGATTTTACTAAATAACTGAGCTGCTAGCCAATTGATGTAGCTTGATATGGATGTTTTACCTACTCAATTGTTTTTCCCTGCTGCTAGCATTTCTTGTTGAATTCTTGACACATTATTTTCCCTAGTTTAGAGACTGATCAAGTTCATTAGATGGTTGCCTGGCTTAGTCATACGATATGGTTACAACTCTCTTGGTAAAATTAAACACAACTCGGGTGTTTCTAGTTTTGATGATTTCAATTGGTGACTCCATGTCATCCAAAAAGTGCGTTGCAGAAACAGGTATCATAACTCATAAGAGATTCATTCTCAATACTATCAGATACTGGTTTGATTGAGGGGGGTAGTGGATGAGTTCCTAGTATTGGGCGTATTTGCACAGTATTTTCGTCTATTTTTACCAATCAATGAGACGAATCGAAATATGCAATCCTTTAAGCAATTGTGAACGAGGATATTCCATTGAATTGCGTTATAGTTTGTGGCAGAACCATTGATAAGCATTAAAATGGTAGATTTGAAAATCCTTTGCTGAGTCCAGGGTATCCACCATTGAACATCGTGACTAATCCTTTACTGCGGGTGCTCGCACTATGCGGTAAATGATTTAACACAATATATGCTTCATTCGATCTCTTGATTAAGGGATGAAGTGAACTAGTCACTACGTCACACCTTTTGATTGTAGATTTGAAAACACGAGATGCGCAAAAGCATACTAGTTTGGGCAATTGTTCAGGAGAGTCTCGACGAGGACTCATGGATCAAAGCCGAGGGCAGACACCAatgagatcttggacaccacatcttaacccaccATGGCCCCAcaaaccatcggctctgatactacttgttggggagagtcacggcgagtACCCATGAGTCAAAGCCGAGAGGAGACACCAAGGAAATCTTGGACACCATAtattaacccaaaaccttaaggtattagatttatgggtccatctccttataaactctccatATTACCTTGACTTatctgatgtgggacttgactctaacacttgatcCCAACAacctccccctcaagtgtgagtccttcAACCACATCACTCATAgtcctcccgtctgcggaagctatcggccgtcactatggttactaaccatcggcccctcCGCAGAACTTACCCGACCGATACCATGGTTACTCACCATCGGCCTCTCTGCGGAAGTTATTCAGCTGTTACCATGACCCCACGAACcatcagctctgataccacttgttggagAGAGTCACGACGAGGACCCATGGGTCAAGGCCGAGgggagacaccaaggagatcttggataccacatcttaacccaaaaccttaaggcattaggtttatgggtctatctccttataaactctacctattaccttgacttctccgatgtgagacttgactctaacacttaaTCCCAACAACAATTTGTGGAAAGGATGCGTTTATTGCGTCCCTGAAGAATTGGGTACGTTTCCAGACATTACACGCTTTGTTGGTTGAGAacagaaaaagagaagaaagaaatagaaaagagagaagatgagtaaAGAGGAAGAAGTGAGAAGTTGAATAGATTTTATAGGTTTTTTggtatgatatatatatatatatatatatatatatatatatatatatatatatatatatatatatatatatactagaaaGAGAAGATAAATAATTACTTTCTAGAGTAAAAGACATTTTTACCTATACATTTTttaagggaattgttattcagacccccccccCACAGCTATTCAAACCCCTCAAAATTGGTGAATTGTTCAAAATGCccctgttttaaaaaaaaacttcttacTTTCCCCACTAACTCTCTCCCCCCCCCCACTTCTCCCACTTCTTCAAACTTCCAAAACCCCCTTCCCCCAAACACATTTCACTCATTTAAATCTTCCTCATTCAAaatctccctccctctctcacGCATCCTCCTCCACTACCTCCGCCTGCCACCGCCATCGGTCCCGCCAGCGACACCGCAACCGAGTGGAGTCGCTGCCACCCCCATCGCCACCTTCTACTGCAAACCACCCAAGATTCTTCCCGAAACCCAGGTTCGTTACGCGACCCGACCCATTCTCTTATGGTTTTTATCGCACTTTGTAGATGCGTCTGTGTCGCAGCTTGAAGGTGCGTGTTCAAAATACACGCACCTTAAGGGTGCGCTTGATATGCACCTTAAAGGTGCGACCAAGACGCACCCTGAGTCTTATGTTTCCAATGTTGGTTCAAATATGCCAAGAacaaagaatttgaatttggcaTATCTGAACGTAAGGAGCGTGAAGTCGCCGCCCtacgaaagaaagaagaagcacGTAAAAGGCGTGACGAGGTAACCCGTAAAAGGCGTGCAGGTAGTGCAACGACTGCTGCCAGTGCAATACAGGAGCCTGAACCTGAACCAGTACAGGAGCAAGAgcttgaagatgatgatatggTTGATGCAAAGCAGGGTTCTggtgaaggagaggaggagagttctggtgaagaagaggaggagggttctactgaggaggaggaggaggaggaggaggaggaggaggaagaggaggacgAACCTGAACCAATACATTAAGCTGCTATGTTTTTTATCATGTTTCTGTTTTGTGTGATGGTGCTATGGGCCTGTTTCTGTTTGCTTGAAACGTTTATCATGCAGAGTTCACTTGTTCACGCACTCTTAAAGTGCGACATAAGAATCGCACACTCAGGGTGCGTCAGAGTCGTACTCTCAAGATGCGTCTAAGACGCTCCATGAGAGTGCGATATGTTACAAAATGTATATTCTAAAGGCCAGGGTCCTTGTACATTACAGAAGTTCTGAATTAATCGCACTCTCAGTGTGCGTTCGTGTCGCACTCGGAACATGAGGTTCAAACTGCGACTGTCACGCAATTTAAAGGTGCGTTCGAAATGGGTAATTTCGGGTTTCAAAAAATTCCTTCGATCTGAATAGTTGTCgagggtctgaataacaattctcatTTTTTAAATAGTTAATTATATATAAGATTTGATTAAAATAGTAGGTAAGGATAAAATTCGGAagtacataaaaattaaaactacagACTATTTTCTTCTCAAATATAAGAGATTGTAAAAAAGTAAGAATGTTAACTCTTATCTAACTCCCTCTTCTTTGATTTTCTCTTGCGATGGCAATTGGCAACCATATATACCCTTTGACTTGGTCTTTCTGGAAGGAGGGGGTTCCTCTAAGTCAAATTCCTTAACATGTTTTATACAATGTACTAATTCAACTGGGATTCTATTCCTTggcataattttaaaatttatatgtaCAAACAATAACGTTAAAAGAAATATATTGCTTTCAGAACATGATTTCTATATGGAAAGATAAATCCATGACCTTTCAACTATAAATGATGAACAAAAAAATCCGTTACGTGTTCTAAGATATTGACTTGCCGTGTCAAAGGTGCAGGCGTTATTCCACAAAACCAACTAGTAATAAATTGAAGTTCTAGTTGCATTGATGCACTTTCATCAAAATGGGAAATTTTTGAGTCTACCATTAAGCTTTAACAAGATCACGAGTTATGTGAAAAGGGAATGAGTGTAAATGGAAAGCCCACTATGGCCTTTTCCCCGATGGGCTATAATCATTGAATGTTCTAAGGCCATATTAACGTATTTGGACCAACAATCCCACTTGAGTGTTGCATATAACTTGCAAAAAATGTACTCTTTAGGTTTACACTTCACAGTGACATTTaaccagaaaagaaaaaaaggtttACAGTGACACAAATTACCTTTCCCATTTGCCCAATTTCAGTTGCATGACGTTGTCCAAATATAGAGAATATACATAGAAATGTACCGTATTTGAGCcttggaaaaaaaaacactccAAGTTTGTAAGCAAAAGCAGCTTTGTTTTCCTTCCAAATCTGGTCAATACTTGATATAGGTTTTGACATTTTTTTCATAGTAATTCGGAGGTATGAGGAAAACAAAAGGAATAATTAACTTCTTAGTATTGGTTTGAATCCTCATTAATATCCATCTTACAAATTTTTGAGATAATTAGttcataacatgttatcagagcTTCTATAACAAAATGGTCTAAAGTTTAACTCTTGTCACCCTAATTTttctaataaattttaataaagttGAATTTTAACACATAGTATGTGAATATGATTATTCTCACTTCAAGTCCAAGAGAATTCTTATGTAGGGACGAGTTAGAACTTAGAAATATAATCATTTATGTAGCTTTTACTTTAAACTTAAATTTTCAAGATAATTGGTTTATAATATGCAATACGGTGTCTATAAGGCATGTGTATTGTTTGCTTGAACCTTTTGGCAATAGTTGGGCATTGAATTTTGCTCATAGTTTTCCAAAGTTCATAATCAGCGCAATACAATTTGGCAGGGACTATATTTAATTGTGAAAAGAGAATAGACTAAGTACATTTTGTAAGCTTATATTTCAATAGTGATGGGAATAAACCACATAATTTCCTCTTGGAAGATTGCATAGTTGAAAAATGAGAAAGATCTTAGGCAACAAAGAAGAAGGTGCAGTGCAGGGTTGATGGGTCAACAAAAGAAGCAGGTTCCTAGGAAAGAGGCATTGCTGAATTAAAACCAACAGGCAACAAGGATAAGGATAGAAATTCATAATGAACACCCCAAAACTTTGAAAGTGGTTGCAAGAAAAAGACATGTTCCTATGTCCTCAAATCCTCTTCATGGAATGGAACCAAAGAAAACGTGTTCCTTTCACCTTTCTCAACCCACATCGTACCTGTGTGTGGACCCAACTTCGTAAAAAACGTGGCTAATTGCGTCTCCaaccattttttttgttttttttcacttttctaAAATTCATTATCCTCTGATCCGATCTTTTATTAAATCTGGGTGGGCTCCTAACGGTCTTAATTAAATGTGGTTTATGATATTTGAACAACTAGTGTGGACCAAATTTTGTGAGCCCAAGTCACGTGATCTCACATCCTAGATTACATATTTAGTTAGGTGTAAGCATCAACCAAAGTTTTTTGAGTCACTGAAATTAGAAATGAAGTGTTTGTTTCTGTTTGAAAATGGTTCCAtttgtttatatttatttcGTGAAACAATTccttattcaaaaaaaaacttcatgtttttaaattgattgtgtATGCCTGATTTTAATCATAAGTaacttttatttcaataatttaatttgatttgGGTGTTCTGATAACCAAAGATCTCCCCATGAGATGAAAATTATCAAAGATTTTATtgcgaaaaatattttttatatttataaataaacataaatcaatttccacttttttaaaaaatcacgtaaaataaaattatattttatcctactttaaaatcacttttttttatgcGGACCAGATACGAAAACAACCAATATTTCTAGACTTGATTTTGAACTTAAAATTAgttatgaaaataagaaataagattttcagttttaaaattgattttggaaaAAACAGAAGCTGAGACCCAAACGGTGTGCATACTGTTGTTTGTGACTTTGTGTGTGTATGGTCTTTGTTCCATTTGGGTGAACAAGATCAAGTTAGCATTTAGGTGTTTTAGGTGCCACCCCATTTGAGTTGGAATTGAGGATAATGGGAAAGGGACAATTCAGATAAAGTTGGGTGgcttagaagttagaactaAGAAGGAGCTGGGGGAGGAAATTAAGGCTCCACTAGCatagccaccaccaccatcgatGGTACAAATTAAATGAGCATATGCTTAGTTATGTAAAAACTAGCACAGAAGTAGGGTACTATGTATGCTAGCCAATTAAAGACTAACAATACATGTACTTTGAACACATGTATTTGTCTAATATTTGTCTCTTAATGCAATTTGCAGGCTTGCAAAGATGCTTCTGCAGAACCGACATGAAATGAAAGTTGCTCTCTGAACCATTGCCAACAATTAAAGATCATGTTTTAGTGGTGGAGAGGTGATGCCAGCCTGCTAACTAACATTATCATAGTTAACATggaacattttttattttgtattactTGTGTTTTTGACTTTATTGTTCACTTTTCttgcttaattacaactttatttatttttgtcaaagttcttttttttttggtacatatttTTGTCAAAGTTCTGATAATTACGAAAAAAGTGATAGACCTtctgatattaattttttatattatattgtcggaactttataattattttttcacttCATATActaggaaataaatttaaaaataaaaataaacattagTCTTTAGGTAAACTCTTGTATTGATTTACTAGTTGTTTTAGAAGGGTGCAGATAGTGTGATTTTCTTTAGTGGTTCCTTCCTCAAGATAGTTGTTCGTATTGAAGGGTACGAAGCTTAGTTTTGTATGATTGTGATtttgtttatttcaataatATACAAAAAATAAGAGCGCCTTGAAAGAATAGGTTGCTCAATATTTTCTGTGCTGGGCAGGGGTGTGTATAGGCATTTTGAGGCATAAGGCGAAAATgctaaagtgattttttttttggaaaaaatcttatcatataaattattaatcaatatatattagaaaagaacaacttctagcatgaagTGTCGCTCTCaaaggccaagttagtgacgtgtcgctcccagattaattctcacctaatattttacatgtaagctctttctccttggccccacttgccacatgtgccctgatttttccttaccttatttctccttaataaaaaaaatacatttttaaattttagatttgattaggatttaggttttttatttcttgattttatcttaatttatttttgatttatttttagagtattaattaatttttatggtatttttattgaattttcggatttttaattaattctggattttatgagtttttattgtgatttgctagattttgatagtttttatctatttttatttagtacattttttaattttagatttgattaggatttatgttgtttatttctgtattttatcttaatttatattattatttatttttagagtattaattattttttatggtatttttattgaattttcgaattttttattaattccggattttatgagtttttattgtgatttgctagattttgatagtttttatctatatttatttagtacatttttaaattttagatttgattaggatttatattgtttatttaatgattttatcttaatataaaatctgtgataagtgatttaaatcaataatacatcccatcagcaaaaaccctcttaaaaccctgtctacctccactatctcctccatggaattcatctcctccatgcaatttccatctcatctctccactgaacggaaccacccccacaaaatcgtctcatctctcaacggaaccactttgccatcgacttgcaatcgcatccctccgatttgctgccttggactgattgggaaggttgcagatggaggtttcaaattattttcttcctttgcttgcataatatgttatggtttttttcaattttattttactttacctttaactttcattcactcatgtttggcttcaaggtcaatttcgttcatcacttgccatgctaatttcaaattcttttcttcaggttttttttttttatagatattccaccaaaagagattctttggaagccatggatggtgagtccattttatattctatatggaattttgcaatattttaatttgttttttatgttttctgattctcctttgtatgtgattctattttattcgtttttcttaatttgcatctaaaatttgtgtcctatgttataggaggtgaaacattgatctgtgtatgttttgattaacctaatcattgtcagtgaagtggattgagggagtgaaagaattgaggggagagaaaggagaagttgtagatttttttccttgcaacttttttatttggtaatttttttctttttgcctgcttcttgcaccgaggaaattaattattattgttggtgcttgccgttacaactacagaactacatatcatggatgagattttactgcttatctttgttcgctcaagctatactattgaggttagacttttaaaactggtgctatcctttctaatatgctaaacgcctaaaccaatgttctaacaataaattgatttccttggcttccctgaaaacatttgacatgaatttatccgtaggtacagaacgacaatgaggtgcatacctctttctgactacactctctgattctcagctagctgaagatgaaacatgattgatgactcaagatcttatcttgctctcatttcaagtaagccacgaaacatgtgagaccagtactcatggaggtttttctcagtccattatatgtatatattcaccagataagagatagagatgtgtgtttggtgttgcactactgtgatgcatatgtatatattcaccagataagagatcgagatgtgtgtttggtgttgcactactgtgatgcatatatagttttactgacttagttcatcaattctacatctatctatcatcattacatatattaaaagtcacttttcgaaggcaatattagattttataattaatcattgttctactatggttcaattaatcaaactttagtgtgattgaaagtcttgcttgcatgagtgtgtaattatcacattacgatttagtatcagcatatgtttttgatttggttattgtactttcaacaacagtgctacataaagcaaagagttgttttagccgttcaacaaatataatgggtct
This window harbors:
- the LOC130716115 gene encoding uncharacterized protein LOC130716115, translated to MASNILPLTNTHLVPFPVQHRSLTVVKWGWKREQDVSIVSNTPRSQSFRVLATASNTKVVSSGKAGSKNDVIMVDPVEAKQLAAKQMERIKAKEKLKRRRQIEAINGAWAMIGLTAGLVIEGQTGKNIMTQLQDYFDAIIHFFVR